A genomic window from Streptomyces sp. WMMC940 includes:
- a CDS encoding serine/threonine-protein kinase yields MNGRVIAGRYELSTVIGQGGMGQVWTGYDQRLDRRVAVKLLRPDHMAPATAADEMRRRFVRECRVTAQVTHPGLVTVHDAGSDGDDLYLVMQYVEGADLADHLAEHDPYPWEWAVSVAAQLCSVLGAVHAVPIVHRDLKPRNVMVKPDGTVTVLDLGVASVIDTDTTRLTHTGSPIGSPAYMAPEQAMGGAVGPYTDLYALGVLLHELLSGNVPFAGSTALGVLHRHLYEPPLPVRQLRPEVPEQLEALVLRLLAKDPQHRPSGAQEVYEALTPLLPTGPGAPAGPLDPTRPFLRPHAPWPDRATATSPPDPRVVAAAAPVADRPDVAAAVDEVKRLLGEGSITRAVDILGGILPAAAAEHGERSPVVRILRKQYATTLMDDGQYRRALPELRRLADDRAAEAGPGDPQTLQFRYDAAQCLEQLGETAAALAEYRAVLPHYESRHRTGGDPSRAFDIRHRMGHLLLAMGDHTAGHQQLQNLLFDTERVYGPGHPLAVELRRSLDRQRQFRTG; encoded by the coding sequence GTGAACGGTCGCGTCATCGCCGGACGCTACGAACTCTCCACCGTCATAGGCCAGGGCGGCATGGGCCAGGTCTGGACGGGCTACGACCAGCGGCTCGACCGGCGTGTGGCCGTGAAACTGCTCCGCCCCGACCACATGGCGCCCGCGACGGCCGCCGACGAGATGCGGCGCCGCTTCGTCCGCGAGTGCCGCGTCACGGCCCAGGTGACCCACCCGGGTCTGGTCACCGTGCACGACGCCGGCAGCGACGGCGACGACCTGTACCTCGTCATGCAGTACGTGGAGGGGGCGGACCTCGCCGACCACCTCGCCGAGCACGACCCGTACCCCTGGGAGTGGGCCGTCTCCGTCGCCGCCCAACTGTGCTCCGTCCTCGGTGCCGTGCACGCCGTCCCGATCGTCCACCGTGACCTCAAACCGCGGAACGTGATGGTGAAGCCGGACGGTACGGTCACCGTCCTCGACCTCGGTGTGGCGTCCGTCATCGACACGGACACCACCCGCCTCACCCACACCGGATCGCCGATCGGCAGCCCGGCGTACATGGCGCCCGAGCAGGCCATGGGCGGTGCCGTCGGCCCGTACACGGACCTGTACGCCCTCGGCGTGCTGCTCCACGAACTGCTCAGCGGCAATGTGCCGTTCGCGGGTTCCACCGCGCTGGGCGTGCTCCACCGCCATCTCTACGAGCCCCCGCTGCCGGTGCGGCAGCTGCGGCCCGAGGTCCCCGAGCAGCTGGAGGCGCTGGTCCTGCGGCTGCTCGCCAAGGACCCTCAGCACCGGCCCTCCGGTGCCCAGGAGGTGTACGAGGCCCTGACGCCGCTGCTGCCCACGGGGCCCGGCGCGCCCGCCGGGCCGCTCGATCCGACCCGCCCCTTCCTGCGCCCGCACGCGCCGTGGCCGGACCGGGCGACGGCGACGTCGCCACCCGATCCGCGGGTGGTCGCCGCGGCGGCTCCGGTGGCCGACCGCCCCGACGTCGCCGCCGCCGTCGACGAGGTCAAGCGCCTCCTCGGCGAGGGCAGCATCACGCGGGCCGTGGACATCCTCGGCGGCATCCTCCCGGCGGCCGCCGCGGAGCACGGCGAGCGGTCCCCGGTCGTCCGCATCCTGCGCAAGCAGTACGCGACGACGCTGATGGACGACGGCCAGTACCGCCGGGCCCTGCCCGAGCTGCGGCGACTCGCGGACGACCGGGCCGCGGAGGCGGGGCCGGGCGACCCGCAGACGCTCCAGTTCCGCTACGACGCGGCGCAGTGCCTGGAACAGCTGGGGGAGACGGCCGCGGCGCTCGCCGAGTACCGGGCGGTGCTTCCCCACTACGAGAGCCGGCACAGGACCGGGGGAGACCCCTCGCGGGCCTTCGACATCCGGCACCGGATGGGGCATCTGCTCCTGGCGATGGGCGACCACACCGCGGGGCATCAGCAGCTGCAGAACCTGCTGTTCGACACGGAACGCGTGTACGGCCCCGGCCACCCGCTCGCCGTGGAGCTGCGCCGGTCGCTGGACCGCCAGCGCCAGTTCCGCACCGGTTGA
- a CDS encoding cytochrome P450 family protein: MHDRPSRVPDAPELFTWEFATDPYPAYAWLREHAPVHRTRLPSGVEAWLVTRYADARQALADQRLSKNPAHHDEPAHAKGKTGIPGERKAELMTHLLNIDPPDHTRLRRLVSKAFTPRRVAEFAPRVQELTDRLIDGFAQRGSADLIHEFAFPLPIYAICDMLGVPREDQDDFRDWAGMMIRHGGGPRGGVARSVKKMRGYLADLIHRKREAPGDDLISGLIKASDHGEHLTENEAAAMAFILLFAGFETTVNLIGNGTYALLRNPGQRQRLQDSLAAGENGLLATGVEELLRYDGPVELATWRFATEPLTLGGRDIAAGDPVLVVLAAADRDPERFAEPDTLDLGRRDNQHLGYGHGIHYCLGAPLARLEGQTALATLLTRLPDLRLAVDPSELRWRGGLIMRGLRTLPVEFTRR; the protein is encoded by the coding sequence ATGCACGACCGGCCGTCCCGCGTCCCCGACGCCCCCGAGCTCTTCACCTGGGAGTTCGCCACCGACCCGTACCCCGCCTACGCCTGGCTGCGCGAGCACGCGCCGGTGCACCGGACCAGGCTGCCCAGCGGGGTGGAGGCATGGCTGGTGACCCGGTACGCGGACGCCCGGCAGGCCCTCGCGGACCAGCGGCTCAGCAAGAACCCGGCGCATCACGACGAGCCCGCGCACGCGAAGGGGAAGACGGGGATCCCGGGGGAGCGCAAGGCGGAGCTGATGACGCATCTGCTGAACATCGACCCGCCCGACCACACCCGGCTGAGGCGGCTCGTGTCGAAGGCGTTCACCCCCCGACGGGTGGCCGAGTTCGCACCCCGGGTACAGGAGCTGACGGACCGGCTCATCGACGGTTTCGCACAGAGGGGGAGCGCGGACCTCATCCACGAGTTCGCGTTCCCGCTCCCCATCTACGCCATCTGCGACATGCTCGGCGTCCCGCGCGAGGACCAGGACGACTTCCGGGACTGGGCGGGGATGATGATCCGTCACGGCGGGGGGCCGCGCGGCGGTGTCGCCCGGTCGGTGAAGAAGATGCGCGGCTATCTCGCCGACCTGATCCACCGCAAGCGCGAAGCCCCCGGCGACGACCTCATCTCGGGTCTCATCAAGGCGTCGGACCACGGGGAGCACCTCACCGAGAACGAGGCCGCCGCGATGGCCTTCATCCTGCTCTTCGCCGGGTTCGAGACCACGGTGAACCTCATCGGGAACGGCACGTACGCGCTGCTGCGGAATCCGGGGCAGCGGCAGCGGCTCCAGGACTCGCTGGCCGCCGGCGAGAACGGTCTGCTGGCCACCGGGGTCGAGGAACTGCTGCGCTACGACGGGCCGGTCGAACTCGCCACCTGGCGGTTCGCGACCGAGCCGCTGACGCTCGGCGGACGGGACATCGCCGCCGGCGACCCCGTCCTCGTCGTGCTCGCCGCAGCGGACCGCGACCCCGAGCGGTTCGCGGAGCCCGACACCCTCGATCTCGGCCGCCGGGACAACCAGCACCTCGGGTACGGGCACGGCATCCACTACTGCCTGGGCGCGCCCCTCGCGCGGCTGGAGGGGCAGACCGCGCTCGCGACCCTCCTCACCCGGCTGCCCGACTTGCGACTTGCGGTCGATCCGTCGGAATTGCGGTGGCGTGGGGGACTCATCATGCGCGGATTGCGCACTCTGCCCGTTGAATTCACCCGGCGCTGA
- a CDS encoding class I SAM-dependent methyltransferase: MPSLLSNRLAKRMLRPAFSLVEQRLERATTSLQADLDALHHEVADLRRQSYGLGLLLDHSGRDGHRMPTATQLDTLVREVTTVTGASGEHARRDLTVAYRTVVALEALGVGRLAGSTSDICGKLATVPLLAPPNEEVLEIGTQHGLFAAALLRMLHRAGVEPRLTVVDPLAGALVPTATAPAPVREDVVRANLALCGSRSGAQARLLRGASADSGVRAEVSDRRYGVVVLAGDPSVEGVLADLDLTEELAAEGAVVVLDGHGDDTRPGVAGALAERLADGSRLRLLGVVAGTAFLRAG; this comes from the coding sequence ATGCCTTCCCTCCTGAGCAACCGGCTGGCGAAGCGGATGCTGCGTCCGGCGTTCTCACTGGTGGAGCAGCGCCTCGAGCGTGCCACCACCTCACTCCAGGCCGATCTCGACGCCCTGCACCACGAAGTGGCCGACCTGCGGCGGCAGAGCTACGGGCTCGGGCTGCTGCTCGACCACTCCGGACGGGACGGCCACCGGATGCCCACCGCGACCCAACTGGACACACTGGTGCGGGAGGTGACCACGGTGACGGGCGCCTCCGGTGAGCACGCGCGCCGCGATCTGACGGTGGCGTACCGCACGGTGGTGGCACTGGAGGCGCTGGGCGTCGGTCGGCTGGCGGGCTCGACCTCGGACATCTGCGGGAAGCTGGCGACCGTGCCACTGCTGGCCCCGCCGAACGAGGAGGTCCTGGAGATCGGCACCCAGCACGGACTGTTCGCGGCCGCCCTGCTGCGCATGCTGCACCGCGCGGGCGTCGAACCGCGGCTGACGGTCGTCGACCCGCTTGCCGGCGCCCTCGTGCCGACCGCTACCGCGCCCGCCCCGGTCAGGGAGGACGTAGTCCGGGCCAACCTGGCGCTGTGCGGGAGCCGTTCGGGAGCCCAGGCCCGGCTCCTGCGGGGGGCGTCCGCCGACTCCGGAGTGCGCGCCGAGGTGTCCGACCGGCGCTACGGCGTGGTCGTCCTGGCCGGTGACCCGTCCGTGGAGGGCGTGCTCGCGGATCTGGACCTCACGGAGGAACTCGCCGCCGAGGGCGCGGTCGTCGTCCTCGACGGACACGGCGACGACACCCGCCCCGGAGTCGCCGGGGCCCTCGCCGAGCGGCTCGCCGACGGCTCCCGCCTGAGGCTGCTGGGTGTGGTCGCGGGAACGGCCTTCCTCCGGGCCGGGTGA
- a CDS encoding DUF4230 domain-containing protein has product MGALRAVSWWVKVSVGVLLVTALLVVGTQLRALPGLGGLFDEETHDRSGPAVLESVQDMSRYQAATGNFQVVVDLEKDTRYLPDALRGTRVLYVGAGTVDAYVDMGALGERDVTVDEQRTAATIRLPHAVLDRPALDPDRSYAVSKQRGLLDRLGDLFSGNPNSEQAVQQLAVRHIATAARESRLTAQAERNTTRMLEGLLRSLGFSKVTVVYGG; this is encoded by the coding sequence ATGGGTGCGCTCAGGGCTGTGTCGTGGTGGGTGAAGGTGTCGGTCGGCGTCCTGCTGGTGACCGCGCTGCTGGTGGTGGGCACCCAGCTGCGGGCGCTGCCTGGGCTCGGCGGTCTGTTCGATGAGGAGACGCACGACCGCTCGGGGCCGGCGGTGCTGGAGTCCGTCCAGGACATGAGCCGCTACCAGGCCGCCACGGGCAACTTCCAGGTCGTGGTGGACCTGGAGAAGGACACCAGGTACCTGCCGGACGCCCTGCGCGGCACCAGGGTGCTGTACGTCGGAGCGGGCACCGTGGACGCGTACGTCGACATGGGGGCTCTCGGGGAGAGGGACGTCACCGTGGACGAGCAGCGCACGGCCGCGACGATCCGGCTCCCGCACGCCGTCCTCGACCGGCCCGCGCTCGACCCGGACCGCTCCTACGCCGTCTCGAAGCAGCGCGGTCTGCTCGACCGGCTCGGCGATCTCTTCTCCGGCAACCCCAACAGCGAACAGGCCGTCCAGCAGCTCGCGGTACGGCACATCGCCACCGCCGCGAGGGAGAGCCGGCTGACGGCGCAGGCGGAGCGGAACACGACGCGGATGCTGGAAGGGCTCCTGCGCTCGCTCGGGTTCAGCAAGGTCACCGTCGTCTACGGGGGATGA
- a CDS encoding nucleoside triphosphate pyrophosphohydrolase encodes MNAEAPVEPGRIVLLTASHRVAPGLLSWPAWQTLRAADRVLCADAEHPQLPYLREAGVGVEVAAPTAQELVDGCAGGRTAVVLATGEGDQALTDGLARMAGSGRVRMPDLELLPGSYDLPGARLLDLVQVMDRIRRECPWSSQQTHKGLAKYGIEEAYELVEAIEDGDRDELREELGDVLLQVVFHARIAQEASGEEGDEPFSIDDVAGTIVDKLVHRHPHVFGDARAETPEDVKEHWLRTKAIEKRRESVTDGVPLGQPGLALAAKLAGRVRTAGLEVELPTEHGDRAVGYELLAMAVRAEAEGHDPEAALRAAARAYRDAIRAAESAARG; translated from the coding sequence GTGAACGCTGAAGCGCCCGTCGAGCCCGGCCGAATCGTCCTGCTCACCGCCAGCCATCGTGTCGCGCCCGGACTGCTGTCGTGGCCGGCGTGGCAGACCCTGCGTGCCGCCGACCGCGTGCTGTGCGCCGACGCGGAGCACCCGCAGCTCCCGTACCTGAGGGAGGCCGGTGTCGGCGTGGAGGTGGCCGCGCCCACCGCTCAGGAACTCGTGGACGGTTGTGCGGGAGGCCGGACCGCCGTGGTCCTCGCGACCGGTGAGGGCGACCAGGCCCTCACCGACGGCCTGGCCCGCATGGCGGGCTCCGGCCGGGTGCGGATGCCCGACCTGGAACTGCTGCCCGGCTCCTACGACCTCCCGGGCGCGCGGCTCCTCGACCTCGTCCAGGTCATGGACCGGATCCGCCGCGAGTGCCCGTGGTCCTCGCAGCAGACCCACAAGGGCCTCGCCAAGTACGGCATCGAGGAGGCGTACGAGCTGGTCGAGGCCATCGAGGACGGCGACCGCGACGAACTGCGCGAGGAGCTCGGCGACGTCCTCCTCCAGGTCGTCTTCCACGCGCGCATCGCGCAGGAGGCGAGCGGGGAGGAGGGGGACGAGCCGTTCTCGATCGACGACGTCGCCGGGACCATCGTCGACAAGCTCGTCCACCGCCACCCGCACGTATTCGGGGACGCACGTGCCGAGACCCCGGAGGACGTCAAGGAGCACTGGCTGCGCACCAAGGCGATCGAGAAGCGGCGGGAGTCGGTGACCGACGGCGTCCCGCTCGGCCAGCCGGGACTCGCGCTCGCCGCGAAACTGGCGGGCCGGGTGCGCACGGCCGGGCTGGAGGTGGAGCTGCCCACGGAGCACGGCGACCGCGCCGTCGGCTACGAACTGCTGGCGATGGCCGTGCGCGCGGAGGCCGAGGGCCACGACCCGGAAGCCGCCCTCCGCGCCGCCGCCCGCGCCTACCGCGACGCGATCCGTGCGGCGGAGTCCGCGGCCCGGGGCTGA
- a CDS encoding SurA N-terminal domain-containing protein codes for MHRRRRTALALSAALVSAAPLLAACGTEAHPGAAAVVGGDRIEVSALQAEVRDVRAAQEASPEAAQLIKNTGQLNRAKLHGMIFDRILEHAAAKNGVTASRKEVQDTRASLAQQSGGEEQLAAMLLQQRGVAPDRIDRAVREEVLLTGLARALGADLGTPEGQQKVGAALTAASKELDIDVNPRYGAWDDTKIQLGDYKAPWITQVTKQPEAIQAGA; via the coding sequence TTGCACCGCCGCCGTCGCACCGCGCTCGCCCTCTCCGCCGCGCTCGTCTCGGCGGCGCCCCTGCTCGCCGCCTGCGGGACCGAGGCGCACCCGGGCGCCGCTGCCGTCGTCGGGGGCGACCGGATCGAGGTGTCCGCGCTCCAGGCGGAGGTCAGGGACGTGCGGGCCGCCCAGGAAGCGTCGCCCGAGGCCGCCCAGCTGATCAAGAACACCGGACAGCTGAACCGCGCCAAGCTGCACGGGATGATCTTCGACCGGATCCTGGAGCACGCCGCCGCGAAGAACGGCGTCACCGCCTCGCGCAAGGAGGTCCAGGACACCCGCGCCTCCTTGGCCCAGCAGTCCGGCGGCGAGGAGCAACTGGCCGCCATGCTGCTCCAGCAGCGCGGAGTGGCTCCGGACCGGATCGACCGGGCCGTCCGCGAGGAGGTCCTGCTGACCGGGCTGGCCCGGGCGCTCGGTGCCGACCTCGGCACTCCGGAGGGCCAGCAGAAGGTCGGCGCGGCGCTGACGGCCGCGTCCAAGGAGCTCGACATCGACGTGAACCCCCGGTACGGCGCGTGGGACGACACGAAGATCCAGCTCGGTGACTACAAGGCACCGTGGATCACCCAGGTCACCAAGCAGCCGGAGGCGATCCAGGCCGGGGCGTAG
- a CDS encoding Uma2 family endonuclease codes for MSAAAEDRREDQDGREEQYVFPVPPPGGWTADDLDRIKGLPPHTELIDGGLFFVTPQTDFHMAALRLLENALVQQAPDDLYVVREMTTKLGVRDRPEPDLMVVPWSARTGPQQTWYAPDDILLAVEIVSDESVQRDRELKPRKYAAAGIRHFWRVEKSDDLPVVYVYELDPATNAYAVTGIHHNRLKVEVPYPVEVDLTAVDRRRGKRD; via the coding sequence ATGAGTGCCGCAGCCGAAGACCGGAGGGAAGACCAGGACGGCCGGGAGGAACAGTACGTGTTCCCGGTCCCGCCCCCCGGTGGGTGGACGGCGGACGACCTCGACCGGATCAAGGGTCTCCCGCCGCACACCGAGCTGATCGACGGGGGACTGTTCTTCGTGACTCCGCAGACCGATTTCCACATGGCCGCACTGCGGCTGCTGGAGAACGCACTGGTGCAGCAGGCACCGGACGACCTCTATGTCGTCCGCGAGATGACCACCAAACTGGGCGTACGCGACCGGCCGGAGCCCGATCTCATGGTGGTTCCGTGGAGCGCCCGCACGGGACCGCAGCAGACCTGGTACGCCCCGGACGACATCCTGCTCGCCGTCGAGATCGTCTCGGACGAGTCCGTGCAGCGCGACCGCGAGCTCAAACCGCGCAAGTACGCGGCGGCCGGCATCCGGCACTTCTGGCGGGTCGAGAAGAGCGACGACCTGCCGGTCGTCTACGTCTACGAGCTCGACCCCGCCACGAACGCCTACGCCGTCACCGGCATCCACCACAACCGGCTGAAGGTCGAGGTCCCGTACCCCGTCGAGGTCGACCTCACCGCCGTGGACCGGCGGCGCGGGAAGCGGGACTGA